The nucleotide window CCATTCCCGCTCCGGTCAAACGGCCTGCCGGCCGGTCAGTTCCAAAAACTCGTTCAAAGCTTCGTCCCGATCAAATCCGGGTTCCGGAGCTTTCAAGCCATTCAATGCTGTTTCGCACCGGGCCCGGGCATCGCCTTTCAGCTCGGGAACCGCCTTGGCCACAGCAAGCATCTCATCCATGTCTCCATTGCAATGAAGAACGATGTCACAGCCTGCTTCAATGACCTTCCGTGACCGGCTTTCATAGTCACCGCCAAGTGCTTTCATCGATAGGTCGTCGCTCATCAAACACCCATTGAAGCCAAGCTCTTTACGGATGACATCCTGAATAACCGCCGCACTCTGGGTTCCCGCTTTCGCGGCATCGATGCCTTCGTATACAATATGAGCTGTCATGCCCAATGACACGTGGGAAAGAGCTTTAAACGGGCGAAAATCCACGCTTTCCAACGCTGATTTGCTTGCTGAGACCCTTGGAAGCTCAAAATGACTGTCAACCTGTGCCCTACCGTGGCCGGGTATATGTTTTATAACGGGGAGAATACCTCCCGCGAAAGCACCCTTGACCATCTCGTTTCCAAGTTTGGTGACAATTTCGGGATCTCCTGAAATTGCCCGATCACCGATCGCGTCAACGGTCTCGGGAAAACGAATATCGAGGCACGGTAAACAACCGATCGTAATGCCGACAGCCTCAAGATCATAAGCGATCAGCCTTGCTCCAAGCCAAGCCGCTCTGGTAGCCGCCTTTTCGTTGGTCTCAAACAAGTCGCCGAAAAGTTTGGGGGCTGGATATTTCGGCCAGTGCGGGGGCTTCATGCGCTGGACGCGACCACCTTCCTGATCGATGAGAACCGGTGCCGTTTTTCTGCCCGTTGCTTCTCTGAATGCTGACGTCAAAGCGCGCACTTGATCCGGCGTTTCAATGTTTCGGGCGAATAATATCAATCCCCAGGGGTTTTCTTTCCTGAAGAAAGACGTTTCATCTGGTGTGAGCGTCGGCCCGGAACAGCCGGAAACAAAGGCTTTGGTCATGGAACCGGATTAGCGGTCCACCTCAAGTCCGTCAAGAAAGGCTGTTAGTTGCTCTTGCACCTGATCGGCGAACTTGCAAACTGTCCCAACCCACACCGCCAAGATTGGAGCCCCGCATGCGCGCGCGACTTGATATTCCGGCCGGCCAGCTGCACCGGATTTCCCATAGATCTGAAATTCTTGGCAGCAACCGGCTTGGCGATACCGCAACGCGAGACATCATTGTCTATACGCCGCACGGACATGACGGGGACGGCCTGCCGCTTTTGGTGGATATCGTCGGCTTCACTGCGGGTGGCCCTGCACATGTCAACTGGAAGAACTTCGGAGAAAACGTTCCCGAACGCTTGGACAGACTCATTTTCGACGGTGCCCTCAAGCCAGTTGTCGTGGCCTTTCCAGACTGTTTTACGCGCCTTGGAGGCAACCAGTATATCGACAGTTCAGTCATGGGACCTTGGGGCACGTGGCTAACGACAGAAATGCTGGAAGAAGTTGAAAACCGCTTTCACTGCGGAGGTAAAGGAAAACGCGGTCTTTTCGGAAAATCTTCCGGCGGCTATGGCGCAATCATTCACGCAATGAAGTATCCGGATGTCTGGTCAGCTGCGGCCTGTCATTCGGGCGATATGGCATTCGAGCTTTGCTACCTGCCGGAAATGCCGAGCGCGCTTCGCGCAATCGCAAAAGCTGGTTCGATTGAAGCATTCGTCAAAAACTTCGAAAAAGGGCCCAAATTTCCAGGAAACGCCCTGCATGACCTGATGACGTTTGCGATGGCCGCTACCTATGATCCCGATCCAGATCCAGAAGTCTTTTGCGGCATCAGGCTACCGGTCGACCTTGAAACGTGTGAAATCATCGAGGAAAGATGGAACGCTTGGTTGAAATGGGACCCTGTCCACATCGTTGACGAATACGCCGATGCTCTAAAGTCAATGAAGGGTCTTTGGGTCGAGTGTGGAGATATCGACCAATACAATCTCGTCTATGGGGCCCGCCGCTTTCATAGGAAGCTTGAATCTGCCGGCATTGAGCACGCTTATCATGAATTCAACGATACCCATTCGTCCATTGACTACCGTTTGGATGAAAGCTTGCCGTTCCTGGTAGACAGTCTGCTGGACTAGCGAACTTCGATTGCGTCACATGACTACCCACCGCGTTTGATTGTAAATGACTGCGGCAGCGTCAAGATTGCGCCGCCAAATATGATCAACAACGCGCCAAGTGCTGCAATTGGTGTTGGTATCTCGCCCCAGACCGCGAAACCGAACAATGCGGACAACAGAACCGTTCCATAGTAGATCGGCGCCAACGTCGCCGCCCCAGCGCGCCTGTAGGCAGAAACATTCAGAGACTGACCAATGATCGCAAGGGGCCCCATCCAGGCGAAAAGCATGAGAGATGCCAGGGAAATTTCCTCGTACATAATCAGCCAGACAACTGGACCAGTCAGAACGCACGCAGCGAGTACGTTGACGTAGGCCAGGATTGTTACCGTGTTCTCACGTTGAGAAATAAAGCGGATAATGAGTGTCTCCAGCGCCATGAACACCGCCCCCAACAAGGCGGCTCCAACACCAGCGAGTGCAAGACCGTCATACGTGCCCGTCACTTCCGTGGAGCGAACCACAAGCAAAGCTCCCAAGGCACAAAGTGCGCCGGCAATCCAGTGTCTTCCGGTAACGATTTCCTTCAGAATCAGGCCAGCCAACCCGATTGCGATGATACCTTTGGTCAGTCCGATCGCCGTAGCGTCAGCCAAAGGCAGGACACTGGCGGCATAAATTGAACAACCCAACCCACCGATACCGCAACAAGCACGCAACACATGCAGTTTCCATAATGGGCTTAAACCGCCAGTGAGCGACACCCGCTTTACAACCGACACCCCCACGATGGTCATGGCTCCGCCAAGGTAACGTAGCCAGACTAGAACAATCACCGGAAGCAGGCCATCTGCAATCTTTCCTGCGGCAAAAATCGGCGTAAAGGCAGACATTCCGGCAATGGCCAATACAAATGCCAATCCCGTATGCTGTTCTCTTCGGTAGGCTGTGTGCACCGTTATCAATCCTGAGCTTCTTCAAAGTTACATAAGAGATGCATCTGCAAAATGTCAGGTGCCAAATAGCCATGACGGGTATTCAAATATGCATCGCGTTGATGCCTGCTCTGCGAAACTGTATACTCATTTCATGAATTGGGATGACCTTAAACTCGTTGATGCCGCAGCGCGAATGCGGTCCTTGTCAGGTGCGGCCAAAGCGCTCGATATCAGTCAGCCTCAATTGAGTCGCAGGCTCAAGTGCTTTGAGGACAGAGTGGGCGCGCGCCTTTTTGACAGAACACCGACAGGCCTTAAACCTACAGAAGCCGGGTTGCGACTGATACCGCTTGCCGAGGACATGAGGAAGAAAGCTGAGGCCGCATGCCGTATTTTGCCCGACTTGTCGGGTTCAGCTCTCAAAGTTGTGCGGGTGGCCGTTGACGAAGTTCGCGCTCGCGTGCTCACAGACAGTTTTGGTGAACTCACTGCTATGCTCGACGGTGTGGAACTTGAACTGATTTCAAGCCACCAGTCCGTCAACCATCAAAGCCGAAGCATTGAACTTCAGATCCGCAATTGTCTTCCTCAAACCGATACACTGATCGCTCGAAAAGTCGGTGAACTTGCCTATGCGGTTTATGGATCCAAATCCTTTGTTGCAAATAATCCGTCAGCCCTTGATCCGGTGGCCTATGCATCCTGCTCCTGGCTTGGTTTCACGCCCGACGATCTTTGGTACCCGACGCATGTTCGGTGGTTAGAGGAACGCCTCGTGACAGCGCCGCTACTTCGGACCAACACCATGACAACTCTGTTGAACATGACTGTTGCCGGGGCTGGATTGTCTTTGTTGCCAGTATTTATGGGCGATGACCATCAAGATCTTGTCCGGCTTACAAAGCCGATTCCAGAACTAACGAACCCTGAGCATATCATTGTGCATCGTGATCTGCGCCGTGAGCCGGCTGTTCGCCGGGCGATTGATGCAATTGCAACGGTCTACAAATCCATGGCCTGCCGGCTAGAAGGAACCAATTACGAAACAGCGGTTGTTGCCGCAGAATAAAGGCCGGGTTTATGCCCGGCCTTCATTCCGATCGTCATCGTTCAAACTCTGGCTTGTTCTATTGCCTGCGTACGAAGCAGTCACCGCCGGCACCCTTGAGGCTTTCACAAAGTGAAATAGCTTCTTCACGGGAGCCTGTGGGGATACGAGCGCGGTAGAAAACTCCACGGTCCTGGACATTTGCAGACACAATCACTGCATTGCGGTTTCCAAGGATGCTCGGGTACTGCCGTTGCAAGCCGGAATAGGCGTTGCTGGCAGCCTGCTCAGAACGTTGTGACGTCACCTGAACAATGTACGTACCGGCTGGAATGCTCCCAGAATTAGTTGTTGCCGGTGCAGCTGCTGGGGTGGTCGTTGCAGGTGCTGGTGCCGCTGCGTTTTGCTGACCCAGATTAAGCGGCCCATCGTTTTGACTGGCTGGCGCAGGCGTCGTTGCTGCAGCAGGTGCGCTCGCCACTTGAACGGGCGCTGCCGGTTTCTTGCGCGGCAATACGGTTGGGACAGGCTGTGCGGGTTCGCTCACTGCTGGCGTTTCACTTCCTGCAACAATTGCAGGTGTGGCTGGTGTCGCAGCATCCGGCGCGTCCGTCTGGGTGGCTTGAGCCGGCGATGGGACAGCTGCAACCGGGGCGTCAGGAACAGATTCAGGAACTACGGGTGTTGTTGAAACAACCCTCGGAGTTTCACTGTTGGCGGTAACCGAAGGCGCAGCTGGCGCAGGTTCTGGTGCTGCGGGCTCGGGAACCACGGGCTGCTCAACTGCGGCAACAGACGGTTCTGGTGAGGCGACCGGCGGAGCCCCTGCTTCGTCACCGGATATGATTGAACCATCCGGACGCACAACGAGTGTCCGAACTCGTTTTGGAGCACCCGGCAGAAGATCCGCATTTCCATTGGCACCGGCCGGTGCAGGCGGCAACTCAGCAGGTTGCGGGCTTTCAGGTCTCACCAATTGATCTGGGCCAGTTTCACCTGTTCCATCAATCCGGTCATAGATAAGCTTGGCCGACTGATTGTCGGTTGGTGCCTGGCTTTGTTCCGGGTAAACCTTGAGCGGTTCCTGCAATCCACTGATAATCGGCGGTGGTCCGCTTGGCACCTGAACCGAACTTCCATCCATCAGGAAAAAGCCGGCTGCTCCCAAAACCGCAACACCGAGAATACCTCCGGCAACAAACAGTCCTCGGCGCGAACGTTCTTGCGCTTGAGGGACGGCCTGCTTTTCTGCTGCCGGATGGGGCGGCAACACGCCCTCGCCGCTGAGGCTTGGGTCACTTTCCTGCATGGCCCTTGCAACTGCGTCGAGGTCATATCCTTCAGGCGGAGGCGGGGTTTCATCATCCTCAAGACGTGGGACGGATCCGGCAGCCGCCGGCCATGTCATATCGTCAATATCTGCTGCAGACGCAGTCTCGTTGGCCGGAGCCGGTATTTCTTTCGGCGCTTCTTCGACAACAGATTGCACCTTACGTTCCGCTGGATCAGGAAACTCAAGGTCTGCAAACAGCGCCTCAATACCCTCTGCATCGCCTTGTGGCGTAGAACCAGCAGGCCTGACAACAGGCGCAGGCTCAGTCTCTACCGGATTTAGAGCTGCAAAAAGATCGCTTTCGTCGATCCGTGGACGCTTATTGTCGTCAATTTGCGTGCTGACGGCAGCAGTACCAAAGTCTGGCGCTTGCTGTGAGAAATTCTGCTCTGCTTCCCTCGCCGGGTTCGCAGACAGCCTGACAGAAAAATCATCCCTTGGCCGGCTGACTGCCGCAGGTGTTGCCTGCACTTCAACTTCCGGCGCAGGAGCAGGTTCCGGATCAACTGCGATTGCCTGTTCGAAATCGAGATCGCGAACTCTCGGTCTGACTGCGTCTTCGGTCTGCGAAATCGCTTCAACGGCCGGAGCTGCGACATTTTGCGGAGGGGGCTCGATTTCTTCGGTCGCTGCTGGATAACCGGTGGCTGCCGAAGCAAAAGGCTCCGGGGTATCATCAACGGATTGTCGGAGCGCACCGATTAGTTCGTCTTCAAGTTCCGCGGTCAGATTTTGTTCCAAATCCAATGCCACGGAGGACGTCAAAGGTGCTTGCGTCTCTGTTTCCTGGGATGCCAACGAATGGGTTGAGGGCTGCTCGAAAGTCGGCGTTTGAGGTTCGACCACACTGGGCTGAACGGGGGCCGTTCTTTCTTGCGCCGGAATGACCGACGCCACTTCTTCAGATGGTTCACTTTCAGGAACTTTGGGCCATAGGGAAGAAACATGGCCCGAAGGAGCAGCGTCAATCGGCGGCTGTTGTGCTGGTGAAAAGACAACAGGCTCGGGCGCTGCGACCTGCGAAACAGAAGCAGCGCCTAGCGGTTCTTCTGGCAGTGATTGTTCGCCACCGTGGTTCTGATTGTCTGCAACTGGCTGTACAGCCACGAAGGAGGGCTCAATGCGGCCTGAGGACTGGAGCGTCGGCACCTCTTCCTGTGGCTCCTCGGCGAATTCGTTCAATCCTGCAAAATAGTCGGTACTACCAACACGACCACTACTCACATCTGCCCCCGATTGCTTGTTTTTCTGGACAATGCGAGCCAGTTCGAGCAGCGGATCTTCCGCAGCAGGACGCTCTGCGTCCGCACTCTGCACGGACGCATGCAAGTCTGTTCGCTTTGGTTCGTAATCTTCTGACATGAGCCTTACGAAAACCGGTCCAGTTCTGCCGCAGTTAAGCCAACACTATGTGTCAAGCGGCCAAGAAAGAATCTAGCGCATTTCTTCAGGGGCATTTACGCCGAGAATCGACAAGCCTGAAGCAAGCACCAAAGATATTGCACGAACCAATGCAAGACGTGCTAGGGTTAATTTGGCGTTACTAGTGTCAATAAAGCGTAAATGCGGCATTTCCTTGCCTCTATTCCAGTGACCATGCAATGAACTCGCCAACTCATGCAGGTAAAAAGCGATTCTGTGAGGTTCATGCGTTTCGGCTGCCGCTTCTATCACTTTTGGCCACTCTGCCATTTTTGCGATCAATTCCAGCTCACCGACATCATCAAGTTGCGTATAGTCGGCGGTTGAAAGAGAACTGTCCCCAATATCCAGATCCTTGAGATCATCAGCCGCCTGCCGCAGCACCGAGCAGCAACGAGCATGTCCGTATTGAACATAGAAGACCGGATTGTCTTTCGATTGTTCCGTGACCTTCTTGAAATCAAAATCAAGCGGCGCATCGTTTTTGCGGAACAGCATCATGAACCGAATTGGGTCCGGGCCCACTTCGTCGACCACTTCTCGAAGGGTAATGAACTCGCCGGAGCGTTTTGACATCTTGACCGGCTCACCATCGCGCATGAGCTTTACAAGTTGGCAGAACCTTACGACCACATCCGTTTTGCCGTCTGACACAGCCTTTCCAACCGCCTGAAGCCGCTTGGCATAGCCGCCATGATCAGCGCCCAGTACGTAGATTGCCTCTTGGAACCCTCTCAAGAACTTGTCCTGAAAGTAAGCAACGTCTGCGGCAAAATAGGTGTAAGAGCCGTCGGACTTCTTCAAAGCGCGGTCTGTGTCGTCGCCAAAGTCACTTGCGCGGAACAAAGTTTGTTCCCGGTCTTCCCAATCGTCCGGCACCTGCCCTTTCGGAGGTGGCAGCGTTCCTTCGTAAACAAGCCCCTTCTCGCGCAATGTCTCGAGCATGAAGTCGATTTTGGAAGCGTTGGTCCCTTCCCGCTCATGCAATGTTTTTTCAGAGAAGAAAATCTCGTGTTCGACACCAAGCGCAGCCAAGTCGGACCTGATAAGTTCGAGCATTGCAGCCATTGCACGCTCTTTCACGAGTGGAAGCCACTCGCTTTCATTCATGGCTTTCAAATTCTCGCCGAATTCATCCTTGAGCTGGGCTCCGATCGGTTTCAGGTAGTCGCCAGGATATAGTCCAGCTGGAATATCGCCAATATCCTCGCCGAGCGCTTCTCGATACCGCAAATATGCGCTGCGGGCGAGCGTATCAATCTGCGAACCGGCATCATTGATGTAGTATTCCTTGACGATATCGCACCCGCCGAAAGCCAGAAGGTTGGCAAGAGCGTCGCCGAGAACCGCACCGCGAATGTGACCGACATGCATCGGGCCAGTGGGATTGGCTGACACATACTCAACGTTCACTTTTCGAGGTTCGGCGAGATGGATACTTCCGTAACTCTTGCCAAGTTCCAGAACGCTGCCGAGAACTCGCTGCCAGACAACCGGTGCCACGCGCAAATTGATAAAACCTGGCCCTGCAATTGTGGCCTCGACAATGTCCTGATCAGCACTCAGTTTTTCAACAAGCTGTTCTGCAAGATCTCTGGGCTTCAATCCAAGTGGTTTTGCAAGAACCATTGCTGCATTGGTTGCCAGATCACCGTGAGCACGATCGCGTGGCGCTTCTACAACGACTCGAGACAGATTCGATTCATTGCCGTTTGCGTCTTTAAGGTCAATTGTTTGAATGATTTTTTTAACGCGCTGCGTAAAGTCAGCGAAGATGTTCATAGAGCACCGATCTGGTTTCGATTTTTGGTTTCCAAGCACTGTCGCACTGCAGAGAATTCCACGTTCGGCGTCGCTGGCTATTGGATTGCCTCAGCGCCTACCCCAAATCGGGAGTATCGTCAAACAATCTGCGATGTTCTTCAATTGCATATCGATCAGTCATTCCAGCGATGTAGTCGCAAATTCGCCGTGCAATTTCCGCATCGCTCAGATCGCTCATACCCAAGTTCCAGGGTTCAGGCATCAGCCCTGGGTCTGAATGGAATTTGCCAAACAGGTCCCGGACGATACGTGCCACGAGTTTTCGAACAGCAAGAACGTCCTCGTGCCGATAAACACGCGCAAACAGGAAGTCTTTCACTTCGCGTTCCGCCTTGGTCATGTCGGGTGAAAACCCAACCAAGCATTTGCCAGCCATGCGGATGTCCTGTGCGTTTTGGGGATCCAGCTCCGACAGATTGCGTATGGCTTCCCGAATAACGTCTTCCACCATTCTCGTTATCGAACGACGAACGATTTCATGAATGCGCCGGCTTTCTTCCAAACCCGGATATTTAACGTCAACTTCGATAAGAATATTCGCCAGGAACGGAACGTCGCGCATATCTTCGATTGCGAAGAGCCCCGCCCTCAGACCGTCATCCAGGTCGTGTGCGTCGTAGGCAATATCGTCTGCTATTGCCGCCGCTTGCGCCTCTCCACCGGGCCAGGTATCGAGCAGAAGGTCTTGTTTTTCCGCATAGTCCCTGATCGCAAAGGGCAATACTGTGTCTTTAAACTTCCCGACCGGTTTCCCGTTCTGATCTAGCAACGGTCCGTTGTGTTTGACGAGACCTTCGAGAGTTTCCCAGGCGAGATTTAGTCCATCAAAGTCCGCATATCGCTGTTCCAGGTTTGTCACGACGCGCAAGGACTGTGCATTGTGGTCAAAACCATCAAATGGCGCCATGCATTCATGCATGACATCTTCACCTTCATGCCCGAATGGAGTGTGCCCAAGGTCATGCGACAAGGCCAGACACTCTGCCAGGTCTTCGTCCAGACGCAGGGCGCGGGCCAGTGATCGCGCGATTTGTGACACTTCGATTGTGTGCGTCAGTCTCGTGCGGAAATGATCGCCTTCATGATACACGAAGACTTGCGTTTTGTGCTTCAGACGGCGGAAGGCCGAGGAATGAATGATCCGGTCCCGGTCACGTTGAAAGGGCGTTCTGGTCGGGCTTTCGGATTCGGGAAACAGACGACCGCGACTGCGAAACGGGTTTTCCGCGTAAACCGCTCGCGATTGCGCTCCAAATCCGATGTCCCCATTCATTTGTGGCCAACCTTCGCTCACTGCGTTGTCCCGTATCATCCGCCGAAGCTGCGAGATACTCACTCCATTGACGCGGGCAACTTCAAAACATACTTATCTCGATACATCAGCTTTAATGCTCTTGAACTCTTCAAGAACCCAGCGAGTCGGCAACACATGACCGAAACACTTGAAAATCGAGTAACAGTCAGCGCGCGCGCAGCCAAGCGAATTGCGTCCATTTTATCAAATGAACCTGCGGGCAGCATGCTCAGGGTCAGTGTGGAAGGCGGCGGCTGTTCGGGCCTGCAATACAAATACGACGTCGTCGGCGACAGCGAAGACGATGATTTCGTTATTGAGAACCCGGGCGCGACGGTTTTGATCGATGCGATTTCCTTGCAGTATATGAGTGGCTCGGAGATTGATTTTGTCGACGATCTGATTGGTCAGTCCTTTCAGATAAACAACCCGAATGCAGTGGCCGGCTGCGGCTGCGGCACCAGCTTTACTATCTAGAAGCTGCAAGCCACTCTATCCGGGCTGTTGCCCCGACCTATTCGAATTGGAGGCGACACAGCCATGAAAATTGCGACCTGGAATATCAATGGGGTAAAGGCGCGCATTGATACGGTCCAAGATTGGCTGAAAGAAACGAGTCCGGATATTGCCTGTTTTCAGGAAATCAAATCGGTCGACGAGAATTTTCCGCGCCAACCGTTTGAAGACCTTGGGTACAATGTAGAAACCCACGGGCAAAAAGGTTTCAACGGTGTCGCCTTGCTTTCCAAATCGCCGCTGGAAGACGTGCAGCGGGGACTGCCGGGCAACGATTCTGATGAACAAGCACGTTACATCGAGGCAAGTGTATCGACGGAAGGCGGCGCTCTTCGCTTCGGCTGTCTTTATCTTCCCAACGGCAATCCTTTGGGTACGGAAAAGTTTCCCTATAAAATAGATTGGATGGACAGGCTTATTGCACACGCCAAAGAGCGGCTAAAGGACGAAGTCCCGTTTTTGCTGCTTGGCGACTACAACGTCATTCCAGACCCCATCGACGCAAAAAACCCGGAAGGATGGGTTGGAGACGCTCTTTACCAGCCAGAAAGCCGTCAGCGCTTCAGAACACTTTTGAACCTAGGTCTTACGGAAGCAGTCCGTTCCTGTACGGAAGCTCCTGAGACCTACACGTTCTGGGACTATCAGGCAGGAGCTTGGCAAAAGAACAATGGCATCCGCATCGACCATATTCTGATGTCAGCACAAGCGACCGATCGAATGACCGGCTGTGGTATCGACAAACACGTTCGAGGTTGGGAAAAGCCCTCAGACCATGTCCCGGTCTGGGTAGATCTTGCAGCGTGATTCTCTTTTTTCCACCATTCAGATTTCGTGTATCGGCGACCTGAACGCGCCGAAAACACGGCACCTTACGTAGGGACTTGCAGTGTTCTTACGCCGTGCTACTCTTTGAGGCCATGGGGTAACGGACAACACATATCCGTCCGCATTTCAAAAGTGTGGGCCATTCTTACCGGCAATGAGCAAATTGGCCGGGCAAGCGCGTTTGAAATCTCT belongs to Roseibium porphyridii and includes:
- the nagZ gene encoding beta-N-acetylhexosaminidase, coding for MTKAFVSGCSGPTLTPDETSFFRKENPWGLILFARNIETPDQVRALTSAFREATGRKTAPVLIDQEGGRVQRMKPPHWPKYPAPKLFGDLFETNEKAATRAAWLGARLIAYDLEAVGITIGCLPCLDIRFPETVDAIGDRAISGDPEIVTKLGNEMVKGAFAGGILPVIKHIPGHGRAQVDSHFELPRVSASKSALESVDFRPFKALSHVSLGMTAHIVYEGIDAAKAGTQSAAVIQDVIRKELGFNGCLMSDDLSMKALGGDYESRSRKVIEAGCDIVLHCNGDMDEMLAVAKAVPELKGDARARCETALNGLKAPEPGFDRDEALNEFLELTGRQAV
- a CDS encoding alpha/beta hydrolase, with translation MRARLDIPAGQLHRISHRSEILGSNRLGDTATRDIIVYTPHGHDGDGLPLLVDIVGFTAGGPAHVNWKNFGENVPERLDRLIFDGALKPVVVAFPDCFTRLGGNQYIDSSVMGPWGTWLTTEMLEEVENRFHCGGKGKRGLFGKSSGGYGAIIHAMKYPDVWSAAACHSGDMAFELCYLPEMPSALRAIAKAGSIEAFVKNFEKGPKFPGNALHDLMTFAMAATYDPDPDPEVFCGIRLPVDLETCEIIEERWNAWLKWDPVHIVDEYADALKSMKGLWVECGDIDQYNLVYGARRFHRKLESAGIEHAYHEFNDTHSSIDYRLDESLPFLVDSLLD
- a CDS encoding DMT family transporter, translated to MHTAYRREQHTGLAFVLAIAGMSAFTPIFAAGKIADGLLPVIVLVWLRYLGGAMTIVGVSVVKRVSLTGGLSPLWKLHVLRACCGIGGLGCSIYAASVLPLADATAIGLTKGIIAIGLAGLILKEIVTGRHWIAGALCALGALLVVRSTEVTGTYDGLALAGVGAALLGAVFMALETLIIRFISQRENTVTILAYVNVLAACVLTGPVVWLIMYEEISLASLMLFAWMGPLAIIGQSLNVSAYRRAGAATLAPIYYGTVLLSALFGFAVWGEIPTPIAALGALLIIFGGAILTLPQSFTIKRGG
- a CDS encoding LysR family transcriptional regulator, which encodes MNWDDLKLVDAAARMRSLSGAAKALDISQPQLSRRLKCFEDRVGARLFDRTPTGLKPTEAGLRLIPLAEDMRKKAEAACRILPDLSGSALKVVRVAVDEVRARVLTDSFGELTAMLDGVELELISSHQSVNHQSRSIELQIRNCLPQTDTLIARKVGELAYAVYGSKSFVANNPSALDPVAYASCSWLGFTPDDLWYPTHVRWLEERLVTAPLLRTNTMTTLLNMTVAGAGLSLLPVFMGDDHQDLVRLTKPIPELTNPEHIIVHRDLRREPAVRRAIDAIATVYKSMACRLEGTNYETAVVAAE
- a CDS encoding SPOR domain-containing protein yields the protein MQSADAERPAAEDPLLELARIVQKNKQSGADVSSGRVGSTDYFAGLNEFAEEPQEEVPTLQSSGRIEPSFVAVQPVADNQNHGGEQSLPEEPLGAASVSQVAAPEPVVFSPAQQPPIDAAPSGHVSSLWPKVPESEPSEEVASVIPAQERTAPVQPSVVEPQTPTFEQPSTHSLASQETETQAPLTSSVALDLEQNLTAELEDELIGALRQSVDDTPEPFASAATGYPAATEEIEPPPQNVAAPAVEAISQTEDAVRPRVRDLDFEQAIAVDPEPAPAPEVEVQATPAAVSRPRDDFSVRLSANPAREAEQNFSQQAPDFGTAAVSTQIDDNKRPRIDESDLFAALNPVETEPAPVVRPAGSTPQGDAEGIEALFADLEFPDPAERKVQSVVEEAPKEIPAPANETASAADIDDMTWPAAAGSVPRLEDDETPPPPEGYDLDAVARAMQESDPSLSGEGVLPPHPAAEKQAVPQAQERSRRGLFVAGGILGVAVLGAAGFFLMDGSSVQVPSGPPPIISGLQEPLKVYPEQSQAPTDNQSAKLIYDRIDGTGETGPDQLVRPESPQPAELPPAPAGANGNADLLPGAPKRVRTLVVRPDGSIISGDEAGAPPVASPEPSVAAVEQPVVPEPAAPEPAPAAPSVTANSETPRVVSTTPVVPESVPDAPVAAVPSPAQATQTDAPDAATPATPAIVAGSETPAVSEPAQPVPTVLPRKKPAAPVQVASAPAAATTPAPASQNDGPLNLGQQNAAAPAPATTTPAAAPATTNSGSIPAGTYIVQVTSQRSEQAASNAYSGLQRQYPSILGNRNAVIVSANVQDRGVFYRARIPTGSREEAISLCESLKGAGGDCFVRRQ
- the argS gene encoding arginine--tRNA ligase; the protein is MNIFADFTQRVKKIIQTIDLKDANGNESNLSRVVVEAPRDRAHGDLATNAAMVLAKPLGLKPRDLAEQLVEKLSADQDIVEATIAGPGFINLRVAPVVWQRVLGSVLELGKSYGSIHLAEPRKVNVEYVSANPTGPMHVGHIRGAVLGDALANLLAFGGCDIVKEYYINDAGSQIDTLARSAYLRYREALGEDIGDIPAGLYPGDYLKPIGAQLKDEFGENLKAMNESEWLPLVKERAMAAMLELIRSDLAALGVEHEIFFSEKTLHEREGTNASKIDFMLETLREKGLVYEGTLPPPKGQVPDDWEDREQTLFRASDFGDDTDRALKKSDGSYTYFAADVAYFQDKFLRGFQEAIYVLGADHGGYAKRLQAVGKAVSDGKTDVVVRFCQLVKLMRDGEPVKMSKRSGEFITLREVVDEVGPDPIRFMMLFRKNDAPLDFDFKKVTEQSKDNPVFYVQYGHARCCSVLRQAADDLKDLDIGDSSLSTADYTQLDDVGELELIAKMAEWPKVIEAAAETHEPHRIAFYLHELASSLHGHWNRGKEMPHLRFIDTSNAKLTLARLALVRAISLVLASGLSILGVNAPEEMR
- a CDS encoding deoxyguanosinetriphosphate triphosphohydrolase; amino-acid sequence: MNGDIGFGAQSRAVYAENPFRSRGRLFPESESPTRTPFQRDRDRIIHSSAFRRLKHKTQVFVYHEGDHFRTRLTHTIEVSQIARSLARALRLDEDLAECLALSHDLGHTPFGHEGEDVMHECMAPFDGFDHNAQSLRVVTNLEQRYADFDGLNLAWETLEGLVKHNGPLLDQNGKPVGKFKDTVLPFAIRDYAEKQDLLLDTWPGGEAQAAAIADDIAYDAHDLDDGLRAGLFAIEDMRDVPFLANILIEVDVKYPGLEESRRIHEIVRRSITRMVEDVIREAIRNLSELDPQNAQDIRMAGKCLVGFSPDMTKAEREVKDFLFARVYRHEDVLAVRKLVARIVRDLFGKFHSDPGLMPEPWNLGMSDLSDAEIARRICDYIAGMTDRYAIEEHRRLFDDTPDLG
- a CDS encoding HesB/IscA family protein, with product MTETLENRVTVSARAAKRIASILSNEPAGSMLRVSVEGGGCSGLQYKYDVVGDSEDDDFVIENPGATVLIDAISLQYMSGSEIDFVDDLIGQSFQINNPNAVAGCGCGTSFTI
- the xth gene encoding exodeoxyribonuclease III; the protein is MKIATWNINGVKARIDTVQDWLKETSPDIACFQEIKSVDENFPRQPFEDLGYNVETHGQKGFNGVALLSKSPLEDVQRGLPGNDSDEQARYIEASVSTEGGALRFGCLYLPNGNPLGTEKFPYKIDWMDRLIAHAKERLKDEVPFLLLGDYNVIPDPIDAKNPEGWVGDALYQPESRQRFRTLLNLGLTEAVRSCTEAPETYTFWDYQAGAWQKNNGIRIDHILMSAQATDRMTGCGIDKHVRGWEKPSDHVPVWVDLAA